In Candidatus Poribacteria bacterium, the sequence TGTAACCCGTCAACTGAATTAAATCCAATGCGCGTTCAACAGCGTCAGAGATTTCGGCTTTCATCGCTTTCTTCATCTGCAGCCCAAATGCGATATTCTCTGCAACGGTTTTATGGGGGAACAAGGCGTAATTTTGGAAGACAGTGTTGACTGGACGGCGATAAGGTGGTATTTCCACCATCAGCGTTCCGTTGATGAAGACTTCTCCAGTGGTGGGGTACTCAAATCCGCCGATGATGCGCAGCGTTGTCGTTTTTCCACACCCGCTCGGTCCCAGTAGTGAAAAGAACTCACCACCCTCTATCTGTAGAGATACAGCGTCAACTGCGACCGTGTCACCGAATTGCTTTGTTACGGATGTGAGGGTGATCTGTCCTATGGTCATGCCGTGGTTGCGATTAAAATTTACGCAGTCAATTAACCTTAAAATCCAATTCAACGAAAGAAAATAGAGAACTCACCCAAATATTCTGAATCAGGGCATTATTCAGTAGACAGCACCCGCGTCAGAATCTGATTCACGAGTTGTGGATTTGCTTTGCCACGAGTGGCGCGCATTACTTGTCCTACGAGAAATCCAATAGCCTTTTTCGTGCCGTCACGATAATCTTGCGCGGGACCGGGATTTTCCTCCACAACCTGTAAGACAATGGCTTCTATCTCTGAGGTATCCGTAATCTGTGACAATCCCTTTTCATCAACAATCTGTTTCGGCATTTTGCCGGTTTCAAAGGCATCGTCAAGCACAGATTTGGCAATTTTACCGCTGATGGTGGCATCATCGATGAGCTGGAGGAGTTCATTGAGGTGTGCTGGCGTGACCTTCGCGTCTTGGATCTCAATTTCTGCCGTGTTTAGGAGCCGCGTCAGGTCGCCCATGATCCAGTTAGCACAAGCGGTGGGTTCTCCACCAAGTCGAGTAACTTCATCGAAGAATTCAGCGAGCGGTCGGGTACTTGTCAGGAATTCCGCGTTTTCGGGTGAGATGTGGTAATCTGTGATGAACCGTTTCCGGCGAGCAGCAGGGAGTTCAGGAAGCGTTGGCTGGACTTCCTCAATCCACGCATCACCTATCTGAACATGAACGAGGTCGGGTTCCGGGAAATAGCGATAGTCGTCAGCCTCTTCTTTACCGCGCATCGCGACGGTCCTGCCCGTGCTGGCATCAAACAGGAGTGTTTCTTGGACAACCTCCTCACCCGCATCTAAAATCCGAGCCTGCCGTTTCACCTCGTATTCCATCGCTTCGATTAGCTCTTGGAACGAGTTTTTGTTCTTAATCTCTGTGCGCGTTCCCAACTTTTTACTTCCTTTGGGACGCAGGGAAAGGTTCGGTTCACATCGTAGGCTCCCCTCTTCCATGTTGCAGTCGCTCACTTCAATATATTCTAAAATTTCCTTAACCGCCCGACAATAGGCAATGGCTTCCGCGGGAGAATGCAATTCGGGTTCGCTCACAATTTCGAGGAGCGGCACACCGGCACGATTGAAATCCATGAAACTGCGGGTTGGATCCCCCGTGACTTCGGCGTGAATGGATTTCCCTGCATCCTCTTCCAAGTGAATTCTACGGAGGGCGACAGTCCGGAGTTCACCTTCAAATTCAAACGTTACCTGTCCGTTTTGACACAACGGAATGTCATATTGTGAGATTTGGTAGTTCTTCGGCAGATCTGGATAGAAGTAGTTCTTCCGATCAAATTTACTGGAAGTCGTGATTTCACAGTCCATCGCCAAGCCGGCGCGAACCGCAAACTCAACAGCCCGTCTATTGACGACCGGTAATGTTCCGGGCATTCCTAAACAGATTGGACACGTACAGTCATTCGCTGAAGCACCGAAAGTGTAGGCACAATTACAGAAAAGTTTACTTTCCGTACACAATTCGGCGTGGATTTCCAAACCGATAACTATCTCATATTTTTCCATATTTTTCATTTACCTTGCGGTTCGGTAAGCGTGGATTCAACTGCCAAGTACCTTTCCGTATATCCGCTCTCCACTACGTTACGGGCTACGGTATTTGCCGTAGAGCCACCAATCTACTAACTCGACATCTTTAAATCTACTTTGCGGTTCGGTAAGCGTGGGTTGAACCTCTAAATGCCTTTCTCCGATAATTCGTTAATGACAGCGACGTTCGCTTCGACTTCGCTCTCTGAGGTCATGCCGATCGTCATTGCGTGTACGCATGGAAGTCCCATCACAAATTCGATTGCCTCGCGTTGACCCGTTGCGTCTTCTGCCAATTTCCCTTGTCCCAGCACTTTCATCCCATAAATGCCTTTTCCTACGAATGCCATCTGTTCCATCGTGCGAATGACATCAGCGGGGGACGCGTCCATGTGAACACCAGCGTAATTAATCCGAGCCAGGACAACGTCAACCCATTCCGTCATCGCTGATGTTTGGAAGGCACCGTAATCGTGGCAGGATACACCGTGTGCGCGGATCAATCCTTGCTCTTTGCAACGGGCAAGTGCTTCCATCGCGTCTGGGTACCGTTGGGGCCAATCTACCTGTGTGAGACAGTGGAGCAGAACGATGTCTACATAGTCAGACCCTATTTCTCTGAGAAATCTCTTCACGTCTGCTTCTACGGTTTCTCGCGTCCGGGATGTCGTCTTTGTGGTGATAGTGACACTCTCGCGTGGAATCTCTTGAAGTGCCGCCTTGACATGCGGATGGCTCCCGTACTGATCTGCGGAATCCCAAAACGTTACACCTTTTTCGTGTGAGAACAGTAGTAAATCACGTAAAACTTCAAATCCCAGATCCGTCTGATTTGATCGACCATTCCAGCCATTTGATCCGGTTCCGATCGAAAGCCGTGAAACATTTAAACCTGTTTTCCCAAGTGCTACAATTTCCATTTGCAATTTCTCCTTTCAGGGAGTTGAGTTCTTATTAAGTATAGCGTAACGTATCTCAATTTGGCAAACGATTTCTGAAATTCGCGAGCCTGAATATTATTGCTCACTTTTTTGTTGCTTTTCGCCTCTAAGAGACGTTACAATTCCATTATAATAAGAAAACTAGGAAAAATTTATGTTTATTTTATTTAAATCCACAGCCACTGACATGAGGAGGCTCCAAAAAAGGGACGAAATAAAATATATGAAGTCTTTCAGCAGAAACCGAATTCAGTCCAACAATACATCAGGCTCGGGAACTGCGTTACATTCTATCATAATCCGAAAGTTATTTTTAAGTTTGCTCGCGTTGGCGTATGGATGCTTCGCTATCGGGTTGCCGGCTTCCGGTGATGAAGAATATAGTGCGGCGTGGCAAGAAGCCTTCGCCTTGATTGATAAAGGGAACCGCAAAAAAGCAACTGTAAAACTCGAGGCTTTATTGCAAACCGACCTGTCCGAGTCAGAAAAACTTCAGATTCATCACGCACTCGGCTATAACTATGAAAAACTTCGTAACCGTCCGAAGGCGGTTGGGCATTACGCGCGAGTTGCCTCGACGAGCTATCCGCTGGCAGATTGTGCCGTTTATCGCTTAGCACGACTTTACGAAGACATGAATAACAAAACGCGGGCGATAAAGTGGTATACGCAACTTGCCAAGGATTATCCCATCAGTTTTTACTTCGTGGAAGCGAAGTGGGCTTTAGCACAACTTCATATGGAAGAGAAGCAGTACGCGTCGGCGAAGTCTCTGTTGGTCGAACTCGTTGAGCAGCCACGCTATGCAAGAGAGACCCACTTTGCTTTGGCACGTTGTAATGAAGAACTTGGCGATATTCCTACGGCATTCAACACGTATCGCGAACTCATTAGGGAAAAGCAGTCATTGAGTGTTGCTCGTGAGTCCCTCAATCGACTTAAGAGACTGATGAGAGCAAATAAAACACTAAAGCTGACCCCAACCGATAGGCTTAATTGTGGCTTGGTATCTTTTTCTCATAAACAGTGGAAGACCGCCGTGACTCACTTGGAATTAATTCCCAAGACTGCGGATTTGAACCTACGGGCGCATGCGCTTTACCTCATCGGACGAAGTTATCAGGGGCGAAAGTGGTACAATACAGCGATTAAGAAATTCAATGTTGTCGTTGCGCTCGGTGATAAAAGCGAGTATCTCACGCGAGCGACTTACCAAATAACGCAGTGTTACCGTCGGAAAGGACATATTAGGACCGCCATCAGCAAACTTGAGAATTTCGTGAAGACCTACGCATGGAGTGCATTGGTGGACGATGCGTTGTATGATATCGCGCAACTCCGCGAAAAACAGGGTAAATCGGAGTTAGCACTCGATGCGTATGCACGTTTAATCAAGGTAGCCCCGAAAAGTCGCTATGCCGATGTTGCGGCGTGGCGAACTGGCTGGCAGCGTTTCGACGAACGCCGCTACGAGGAGAGTTACAACGCTTTCAAAGGCTTGAAGGAAAACTTCCCAGGAAATCGATATGCGATGGGCGCACACTTTTGGATGGCAAAGATACGTGAACGACAAAATAAGCCCACACTCGCGCGAAAGTTATACAAAGAAGTGGCAGAATCACGGTATTGGTACTACTCCGCACGAGCAAAAGCGATTTTAGGTATGGCCATGTCTGAGCTGGAACCGAAAGCTATTCAGGATGCAGAATTACCGGAGCGTCAGGTACGTCCGCAACAGGTGCCGCTGTTGATGGAACTTAGGCTTTATGAAGACGCGATCGCGCAGTTAAACGTCCACATTAACACAACCTCGTTTCCTGAACGAGAGTGTTTTTATGATTTGATTACGTGTTATGAAGGACTCGCGATGTACGATAAGGCACGGAAGACGACCGAACAGTCTCTGGAAAGTCCTGCTTTTGCCAATGCGACGCGTGAAGATTTAGAAAAACTCCATCGCAAACTCTACCCGCGCTACTATGCTAATACCGTTGAGAAATATGCAAAATTGTATAACGTGGACACCTTCTTTATTTGTGCTATGATCTTGGAGGAAAGCCGATACAACGCCGAGGCGGTAAGTTGGGCAGGCGCGATCGGGTTGATGCAGATTATGCCACCGACTGGCAGGGAACTTGCTCAGCAACTCAAAATCCGTCGCTTCCGAACCTCGATGCTTAAGCAACCCAATGTGAACATTCAGATGGGGACGAAGTATATCGGATATCTCAACTCCCTGTTCAATGACAATCCAATGCTGGTGGCTGGTGCCTATAACGGCGGTCCTGGACGAATGAAGCGGTGGGTGGCATCCAAGAATATCGCAGACATTGATGAATTTGTTGAGAAGATTACTATCCGAGAAACTCGACTCCATATCAAGAAGGTTATTGACAGTTACGATCACTATGTAGAAATTTATCAGAATGGGAATGAACCCCCGGCGGTGAATTCGGCAACAGGGATCCCGCAAAAACGATTAGAAGGTTTTTAGGGACATAGTAGTCAGTAGTCAGTTATCAGAGGAATGGCTTTCAGCACGCTACGCTTTCAGATCTTAGCACCATCAATCCCTCTTTAACTGACGGCTATTCCAAGGAGATCACTTCTGGTGGGTTATCGTTCTTGATAAGAATTCGGCGGTGCCAATCAATATCGTCTCGCGTCGGAAAATCAGCACGGTAGTGTGCCCCGCGACTTTCGGTTCGCGCAAGTGCTGATTCCGTTATCATTAAGGCGACATTAAGCATATTGACGACTTCAATCAGTGCTATATCACTTGGTGTCGGTTTTGCTGGCACGTTCCCTAAACTTGTGGTTAAATCTTGCAATCCGGCGAGGGTTTGTCTCAAACCCTCGCCGTTTCGTTCAATACTCACATTCTCCCAGAGGGTCTCCCGGATTGCGTCCTTTATCGCCTCTACAGAGGACGCTAAATCTGCCTCAATATGGGGCACCTGAGACATCTCCGTATTATCAGCAAGTGATATAGCTGGTGGGTGAGAAGGTTGTAACGCCGTAAATGTTGCGGCACTTGTGCCTGCACGCGCACCATAAACAAGGCACTCCAGAAGAGAATTGCTTGCCAAACGATTCGCACCATGCACACCTGTGCAGGCAACTTCGCCACACGCATAGAGTCCTTTGAGGTTCGTTTCTGTATCGGTGTTCGTGCGGATGCCTCCCATCATAAAATGGGCACCCGGACGCACCGGAATTAAGTCAATGCTGATGTCTAATCCATAACGTTTAGTGGTGTCGGTGATCGTTGGGAATCGCTCGTGGATAAACTCGGCCGGCTTATGTGTAATATCAAGATAAACACACGGAAACCCAGTCAATTCCATTTCTATTTGGATAGCACGACTGACAACATCGCGGGGTGCGAGTTCTTCGTTCTCATGGTACTTCTCCATAAAACGTTCGCCACGAATATTGATGAGTCGACCGCCTTCGCCACGAACCGCTTCTGAGATTAAAAAGTTGGGAGCACCATCTAAGTAGAGCGTTGTTGGATGAAACTGGACAAATTCCATATCGACCATTTCACACCCCGCGCGCCACGCTGCAGCGAACCCATCGCCGGTTGCCACTTTTGGGTTGGAGGTACAAGGGTAGACGCGTCCGAGACCACCTGTTGCCAGAATCGTGGCTTTCGCACGAATACAGACGACTTCTTCGTCCACAATCGCGGTAACGCCGTAGCACGTAACGGTTTCCTCACGTCCTTTGGGAGTTTCTGCATCTGTCAGGAGATCAATAGCAAATGTGTTTTGTAAGACGTGGATGTTTTCAGTGTTAAGCACGCGCTGAATAAGGACATCCGTTGTTTCACGCCCCGTCGCATCGCCTTTGTGGACAATACGGCGGCGGCTATGCGCCGCTTCTTGTGTAAAGCGCGGCAATGTGCCTTCCCAATCAAAGTTCGCACCCCAGTCAAGCAGTTCAGCGACACGTGGGATTCCTTCGGACACCATCATCTCAACGGCTTTGACATCGCAGAGTCCCGCGCCAGCCGTGCAAGTATCCGTTATATGTAAGGCAATCGTGTCATCCAAGTTCATGGCAACTGCAATGCCGCCTTGGGCGTAGTGTGTGTTGCTCTCTGTCAGCGTGGTTTTGGTGATTAACGTCACATTCGCGTGCTCGCTTGCAGCGAGAGCCGCGCGTAATCCAGCAGCACCACTACCGATGATGAGAACATCCGTGTCCCAACCTGAATGCCGCTCTGGATTCACCGCAGATGTTGAATTTTCCATCTTTTGACCAGGATTTATGTAATTACCATGATGATGAGCCCTTCGATAATCAGGGTAAATCAGCCCTCTTATATCGCTGGCACATCAGTCTTTTGTAGACTTTTTACTCTGTGGGTGCCTTAGGAGCGAAACGCTCATTGACCGGCATTACCTTACCCGTGCCAGTGGCGATAAGGGTGCCATCAGTGAGTGTGACCTCTGCTTTTGCTTCCACTAACCTTTTTGAAACCTTAATACGCTCCGCGCATACGTGGAGTTTCACACAAGTTGGTGCCGGATTCCGAAAACGGACTTCGAGTTGCGCTGTCACTGCGGGCTGATCGAAGGTGCCTATCCCAACATAGGTAATCGCTTCATCTAATAGTGTGCTGAGGATGCCCCCGTGGAGAATATTTGCCCACCCTTGCAAGTGTTCAGCGGGCGTACATTCAATATAGACGAATTCACCTCCATTCTTAATTTTAGGCTTTACCTGAAAACCGAATGGATTTTTCATACCACAAACAAAGCAGTTGTCGTTATTTTCAATTGCCACTCTTTAATTATTCCTTGCAGTTAGAGAACGTGGGTTTGGACTTTAACGTGCCTCTCTTAAATCCGCTCTCCATTTCATTACGAGCTACGGTTTTCCTGCTATTTTAATCTTCCTTTTCTGACACAGTGAGCATTGCAAGGCTCCGCGCCAATTTTTCTTCTTCCGTCAGCATTCGTTCAAGTTGTGCTCTCTTTTGCGCAACGACTTTTTCAGGGGCACGCTGAATGAAATTCGGATTATCTAAAGCCTTCTGTGCTGCTGTGACATTTTTAGCCGCCTGTTGATGTCGTTTGCTAAGCCTGGCGCGTTCGGCGTTCAGATCGATTATATCCGAAAGTGGGATGTAGATAGCGAGCTCACCGATAACGGCTTCTGCCGAAGCACGGGGCTTGGACAGAGATTCAGCGATAGTGACGCCCGCTACACGTGTGAAAGCAGGCAAGTACTGTGCCAAATATGCCTCAAGCCGTTCACGAACTTCAGCATTCGGCGACTGGATATGCACCTCCACTGACGCCCCGATCGGAACATTCAACTCACCTCGTATGCTTCGGACACTCTCAATAACTTCCATGAGTGTCGCCATAGTGGCTTCTGCTGCCGAATTTTCGCCTGTCGGCTCTGGCCATGCGGCAACGGTTACTGAATCTTTTTCAGAAGTTTCGATTCGGTTTCCGCCACCGTGCGGAAGTTGTTGCCAAATCTCTTCGGTCAAGAACGGCATCAAAGGATGAAGGAGTCGCATTGTTTGCTCCAGAACATCCGCGGCTACCCAAAGTGCCTCCGGTTCATTTTGTGAGATCCGCTGTTTGGCGAATTCCAGATACCAATCGCAGAATTCGTGCCAAAGAAAGGCATAGAGTGTTTGTGCCGCTTCATAGAAACGGAAGTTCTCGAAAGCATCGGTTGCCGTTGTGATAGTGTGGCTAAGACGGCTCCGTATCCAAGCGATTTCTAAAGTTTCCTGTTTGTAGGGGATGGGTAACCCAGCCCCTACGTCATTCATTCCTGTGGGGACAGGATGTCTTTCTAAATTCATCAGAATGAATCGGGCTGCATTCCAAATTTTGTTCGCAAAACGTTTACCCGCCTCAATTTGCGCTTCTGGGAGCGGGACATAAGGGAGTGGGGTGCTTGCGTTGACGAGAGCAAAGCGGAAAGCATCCGTTCCATAGGCATCAATCGTCTCCAACGGGTCGATGCTGTTGCCCTTCGATTTACTCATTTTATCTCCCTTTTCATCGGCAACAAGTCCATGCAGATAAACAGTGCGGAACGGAACTTCGTCCATACACCCCAATCCGAGCATAAGCATTCTCGCCACCCAGAAGAAGAGGATGTCCCAGCCGGTTACCAGGACGGAGGTCGGATAAAACGTCTTCAGTTCTTCCGTATTTTCCGGCCATCCCATCGTAGAGAAGGGCCACAACCCAGAGCTGAACCATGTGTCCAGAACGTCTTCTTCTTGCCGAAAATCGGAGGCACCACATTCACACTGCTGAGGCGTTTCCATGGCGGCGGTGACTGCTTCGCATGCGTTACAATACCATATCGGGAGCCGATGTCCCCACCACCGTTGACGTGAGATGGGCCAGGGTTCGATGTTCTCCATCCAATGATAAAAGCGAGACGTTTCCCGCTCTGGGATAAACCTGACGTCGCCTTTTTTCGTTGCTTCTATGGCGCGCTGCGCGAGTGGACGCACATTCATAAACCATTGTAGCGATATAGCCGGTTCAACAACTGTGCCACATCGGTCATGATGTCCAACGGCGTGCCGATGTGGGACAATTTTGACGAGATACTCCAAGTCCCGCAGATCTTCGACGACACGCTCGCGGCACTCCCATCGGGACAAGCCAACATATTTTTTGGGGGCGTTTTCGTTTATATATCCATCACGCGTGAAAACTGTGAGCTGCTCGAGGTTGTGTCGTCCGCCGATTTCATAGTCGTTGATATCATGCGCGGGTGTAACTTTCAAGGCACCCGTCCCGAATTCCCTGTCCACATACGCATCAGCGATTATTGGAAGTTCCCTATCGCAGAGCGGTAGGAGTGCTGTTTTGCCTATCAAATGTTGATAACGTTCATCTTCAGGGTGCACAGCAACAGCAGTATCGCCTAACATTGTTTCTGGGCGCGTTGTGGCAATTTCAAGCACGACCTCACTGTCCTTAACAGGATAGTGGATGTGATAAAAGTTCCCATCTATCTCTATTGGTTCGACTTCAAGATTACTTATGACAGTGTTGCAGTGTGGACACCAATTTGCCATATAGGTATCGCGATAGATGAGTCCCTGATCGTAGAGTTTGACGAAGGCGGTACGAACGGCTTTCGACAGACCTTCATCAAGCGTAAAACGCTCACGCTCCCAATCACAGGAGCATCCGAGTTGCTGAAGCTGCGAAACGATATATCCAGCAGATTCTTCTTTCCACTGCCACATACGTTCGATGAATCCTTCGCGGCCAAGGTCGGTCCTGCTGGTCCCTTCTTCAACGAGTTGTCGCTCCATAATAAGTTCAGTGA encodes:
- the nadB gene encoding L-aspartate oxidase; its protein translation is MENSTSAVNPERHSGWDTDVLIIGSGAAGLRAALAASEHANVTLITKTTLTESNTHYAQGGIAVAMNLDDTIALHITDTCTAGAGLCDVKAVEMMVSEGIPRVAELLDWGANFDWEGTLPRFTQEAAHSRRRIVHKGDATGRETTDVLIQRVLNTENIHVLQNTFAIDLLTDAETPKGREETVTCYGVTAIVDEEVVCIRAKATILATGGLGRVYPCTSNPKVATGDGFAAAWRAGCEMVDMEFVQFHPTTLYLDGAPNFLISEAVRGEGGRLINIRGERFMEKYHENEELAPRDVVSRAIQIEMELTGFPCVYLDITHKPAEFIHERFPTITDTTKRYGLDISIDLIPVRPGAHFMMGGIRTNTDTETNLKGLYACGEVACTGVHGANRLASNSLLECLVYGARAGTSAATFTALQPSHPPAISLADNTEMSQVPHIEADLASSVEAIKDAIRETLWENVSIERNGEGLRQTLAGLQDLTTSLGNVPAKPTPSDIALIEVVNMLNVALMITESALARTESRGAHYRADFPTRDDIDWHRRILIKNDNPPEVISLE
- a CDS encoding transglycosylase SLT domain-containing protein; its protein translation is MFILFKSTATDMRRLQKRDEIKYMKSFSRNRIQSNNTSGSGTALHSIIIRKLFLSLLALAYGCFAIGLPASGDEEYSAAWQEAFALIDKGNRKKATVKLEALLQTDLSESEKLQIHHALGYNYEKLRNRPKAVGHYARVASTSYPLADCAVYRLARLYEDMNNKTRAIKWYTQLAKDYPISFYFVEAKWALAQLHMEEKQYASAKSLLVELVEQPRYARETHFALARCNEELGDIPTAFNTYRELIREKQSLSVARESLNRLKRLMRANKTLKLTPTDRLNCGLVSFSHKQWKTAVTHLELIPKTADLNLRAHALYLIGRSYQGRKWYNTAIKKFNVVVALGDKSEYLTRATYQITQCYRRKGHIRTAISKLENFVKTYAWSALVDDALYDIAQLREKQGKSELALDAYARLIKVAPKSRYADVAAWRTGWQRFDERRYEESYNAFKGLKENFPGNRYAMGAHFWMAKIRERQNKPTLARKLYKEVAESRYWYYSARAKAILGMAMSELEPKAIQDAELPERQVRPQQVPLLMELRLYEDAIAQLNVHINTTSFPERECFYDLITCYEGLAMYDKARKTTEQSLESPAFANATREDLEKLHRKLYPRYYANTVEKYAKLYNVDTFFICAMILEESRYNAEAVSWAGAIGLMQIMPPTGRELAQQLKIRRFRTSMLKQPNVNIQMGTKYIGYLNSLFNDNPMLVAGAYNGGPGRMKRWVASKNIADIDEFVEKITIRETRLHIKKVIDSYDHYVEIYQNGNEPPAVNSATGIPQKRLEGF
- a CDS encoding valine--tRNA ligase, yielding MTNLPKIYAPQEIEGKWYQFWQKNGYFHAEATSDKPPYAIVIPPPNITGSLHIGHALDNTLQDCLIRWRRMQGYNALWMPGTDHAGIVTELIMERQLVEEGTSRTDLGREGFIERMWQWKEESAGYIVSQLQQLGCSCDWERERFTLDEGLSKAVRTAFVKLYDQGLIYRDTYMANWCPHCNTVISNLEVEPIEIDGNFYHIHYPVKDSEVVLEIATTRPETMLGDTAVAVHPEDERYQHLIGKTALLPLCDRELPIIADAYVDREFGTGALKVTPAHDINDYEIGGRHNLEQLTVFTRDGYINENAPKKYVGLSRWECRERVVEDLRDLEYLVKIVPHRHAVGHHDRCGTVVEPAISLQWFMNVRPLAQRAIEATKKGDVRFIPERETSRFYHWMENIEPWPISRQRWWGHRLPIWYCNACEAVTAAMETPQQCECGASDFRQEEDVLDTWFSSGLWPFSTMGWPENTEELKTFYPTSVLVTGWDILFFWVARMLMLGLGCMDEVPFRTVYLHGLVADEKGDKMSKSKGNSIDPLETIDAYGTDAFRFALVNASTPLPYVPLPEAQIEAGKRFANKIWNAARFILMNLERHPVPTGMNDVGAGLPIPYKQETLEIAWIRSRLSHTITTATDAFENFRFYEAAQTLYAFLWHEFCDWYLEFAKQRISQNEPEALWVAADVLEQTMRLLHPLMPFLTEEIWQQLPHGGGNRIETSEKDSVTVAAWPEPTGENSAAEATMATLMEVIESVRSIRGELNVPIGASVEVHIQSPNAEVRERLEAYLAQYLPAFTRVAGVTIAESLSKPRASAEAVIGELAIYIPLSDIIDLNAERARLSKRHQQAAKNVTAAQKALDNPNFIQRAPEKVVAQKRAQLERMLTEEEKLARSLAMLTVSEKED
- a CDS encoding PaaI family thioesterase, translated to MAIENNDNCFVCGMKNPFGFQVKPKIKNGGEFVYIECTPAEHLQGWANILHGGILSTLLDEAITYVGIGTFDQPAVTAQLEVRFRNPAPTCVKLHVCAERIKVSKRLVEAKAEVTLTDGTLIATGTGKVMPVNERFAPKAPTE
- the gatB gene encoding Asp-tRNA(Asn)/Glu-tRNA(Gln) amidotransferase subunit GatB, translating into MEKYEIVIGLEIHAELCTESKLFCNCAYTFGASANDCTCPICLGMPGTLPVVNRRAVEFAVRAGLAMDCEITTSSKFDRKNYFYPDLPKNYQISQYDIPLCQNGQVTFEFEGELRTVALRRIHLEEDAGKSIHAEVTGDPTRSFMDFNRAGVPLLEIVSEPELHSPAEAIAYCRAVKEILEYIEVSDCNMEEGSLRCEPNLSLRPKGSKKLGTRTEIKNKNSFQELIEAMEYEVKRQARILDAGEEVVQETLLFDASTGRTVAMRGKEEADDYRYFPEPDLVHVQIGDAWIEEVQPTLPELPAARRKRFITDYHISPENAEFLTSTRPLAEFFDEVTRLGGEPTACANWIMGDLTRLLNTAEIEIQDAKVTPAHLNELLQLIDDATISGKIAKSVLDDAFETGKMPKQIVDEKGLSQITDTSEIEAIVLQVVEENPGPAQDYRDGTKKAIGFLVGQVMRATRGKANPQLVNQILTRVLSTE
- a CDS encoding aldo/keto reductase, producing MEIVALGKTGLNVSRLSIGTGSNGWNGRSNQTDLGFEVLRDLLLFSHEKGVTFWDSADQYGSHPHVKAALQEIPRESVTITTKTTSRTRETVEADVKRFLREIGSDYVDIVLLHCLTQVDWPQRYPDAMEALARCKEQGLIRAHGVSCHDYGAFQTSAMTEWVDVVLARINYAGVHMDASPADVIRTMEQMAFVGKGIYGMKVLGQGKLAEDATGQREAIEFVMGLPCVHAMTIGMTSESEVEANVAVINELSEKGI